One Acetobacter ghanensis DNA window includes the following coding sequences:
- a CDS encoding DUF1636 family protein, whose translation MTAESSSLSSPSQAEHVGLPVLHVCVTCRRGGPAMDCPPGAQLLERLQTLLAAEQQAGEAPSAVLRSVACLAACDRGCTAAIAMEGRWTWLLGHLGAEKAEDILAYARLYAASAKGTVMPSRRPASLANMVLGRVPALLYNEQEEP comes from the coding sequence ATGACCGCAGAGAGTTCTTCGCTTTCATCCCCCAGTCAGGCCGAGCATGTCGGCTTACCAGTGCTGCATGTGTGCGTTACGTGCAGGCGGGGTGGTCCGGCCATGGACTGCCCGCCGGGTGCGCAGTTGTTGGAACGGTTGCAAACCCTGCTGGCGGCAGAGCAGCAGGCGGGCGAGGCACCTTCCGCCGTATTGCGCTCTGTGGCCTGTCTGGCTGCGTGCGACCGGGGGTGTACGGCGGCCATAGCGATGGAGGGGCGATGGACATGGTTGCTTGGCCATCTGGGAGCAGAAAAAGCAGAAGATATTCTGGCCTATGCGCGTTTATATGCAGCATCCGCCAAAGGGACTGTCATGCCATCCCGCCGTCCCGCATCCCTTGCCAACATGGTGCTGGGGCGCGTGCCCGCACTGCTTTATAATGAACAGGAAGAACCATGA
- a CDS encoding MarR family winged helix-turn-helix transcriptional regulator yields the protein MTEPRAMPELDEAHFPGMALTFRVMRLAMLWRTRLDRALRPHGMTLAVMRPMAYLRMLPEGATQRDLAQTMNIDCSALVRVLDLLEKQKLIIRQPDAQDRRAKRLFLTDAGKEQCRLFHHIAADLEREIRCALPPSQTDLLIRSLSTLLEAQHVHTI from the coding sequence ATGACTGAGCCGCGCGCCATGCCTGAGCTGGACGAAGCGCATTTTCCCGGTATGGCTCTCACCTTCAGGGTGATGCGTCTGGCAATGCTGTGGCGCACACGTCTGGACCGCGCCCTGCGTCCACATGGTATGACGCTAGCCGTCATGCGGCCCATGGCTTACCTGCGTATGCTGCCAGAAGGCGCCACCCAGCGTGACCTTGCCCAGACCATGAACATAGACTGCTCGGCCCTGGTGCGTGTTCTCGACCTGCTGGAAAAACAGAAGCTCATCATCCGCCAGCCCGATGCACAGGACCGCCGTGCCAAACGCCTGTTTCTGACAGACGCAGGCAAGGAACAATGCAGGCTGTTCCACCACATTGCCGCCGATCTGGAGCGGGAGATACGTTGCGCCCTCCCGCCAAGCCAGACCGATCTTCTTATCCGTTCACTCTCCACCCTACTCGAAGCGCAACATGTCCACACAATCTGA
- the cobW gene encoding cobalamin biosynthesis protein CobW gives MTAAKTRVPVTIITGFLGAGKTTLLRHLLNRAQGHRIAVVVNEFGSLGIDGEILRGCGVEGCREEDIVELTNGCLCCTVADDFLPTMEALLDRADPPEHVVIETSGLALPKPLLKAFGWPTVRNRMTVDGVVAVVDAPAVAAGRFADDPQAVEAQRAEDPSLDHDNPLAEVFEDQINAADLVVLNKTDLLDAAQLDAVEKEIREHAPRPVQIVRASEGKVDPAVLLGIGAAAEGDLAARPSHHDAEDGEHEHDDFESFVVVVPEQQTVDQFLTILQDTARRFDVLRMKGFATVSKKPMRLAVQGVGSRFRHEFDRPVGPTEERSGRIVVIGQKGLDATAIAKALAGQLAA, from the coding sequence ATGACTGCTGCCAAAACACGTGTCCCCGTGACCATTATCACCGGGTTTTTGGGGGCGGGTAAAACCACCTTGCTCCGGCATCTGCTCAACCGCGCACAAGGGCACCGCATTGCCGTAGTGGTGAATGAATTCGGCTCTCTTGGGATTGATGGCGAAATTCTGCGTGGGTGTGGCGTGGAAGGGTGCCGGGAGGAAGATATTGTCGAACTGACCAATGGTTGCCTGTGCTGCACCGTGGCGGATGACTTTTTGCCCACCATGGAAGCCCTGCTGGATCGGGCAGACCCGCCTGAGCACGTTGTGATCGAAACATCGGGGTTGGCGTTACCCAAGCCGCTGCTCAAGGCATTTGGCTGGCCAACCGTGCGCAACCGTATGACGGTGGATGGGGTTGTGGCGGTGGTGGATGCCCCCGCAGTTGCTGCTGGTCGGTTTGCGGATGATCCGCAGGCAGTCGAAGCACAGCGGGCGGAAGATCCCTCCCTCGACCATGACAATCCACTGGCCGAAGTGTTTGAAGACCAGATTAACGCAGCCGATCTGGTGGTGCTGAACAAAACAGACCTGCTGGACGCAGCACAACTGGATGCCGTTGAAAAGGAAATTCGGGAACACGCTCCCCGGCCGGTGCAGATTGTGCGTGCATCTGAAGGAAAAGTGGACCCGGCTGTGCTGCTGGGCATTGGTGCCGCCGCCGAGGGTGATCTGGCTGCCCGCCCCTCGCACCATGATGCGGAAGATGGTGAGCATGAGCATGATGACTTTGAAAGTTTTGTGGTTGTGGTGCCCGAACAGCAGACTGTCGATCAGTTCCTGACTATCCTGCAGGATACGGCGCGCAGGTTTGATGTCCTGCGTATGAAAGGTTTTGCCACAGTCAGCAAAAAGCCCATGCGGCTGGCGGTGCAAGGGGTGGGGAGCCGCTTCAGGCATGAATTTGACCGCCCTGTTGGCCCAACGGAAGAGCGTTCGGGACGGATTGTGGTGATCGGCCAGAAAGGGCTGGACGCAACCGCCATTGCCAAAGCCCTTGCCGGCCAGTTGGCCGCGTAA